The genomic DNA CCGCACAACAACAAATGATATCACTGCTGAGGTTTCTCCACAGCCTGGAAAGTTCAAGCCACGATATTATTAACAGAAAGTTGTGTCCTACTGATAATGGCAAGAAACGAGGTTACAATACAACTTCTCGTAAGAAAACATGGTAATAAGCAACAAGCAAGGTAAGAATGAAGTCCAAGCTTTTAACTTCACAAAATCTTGTTGAAAATAAGTCTCCGATATGTAGGCTTTGAGAGCATGATCGCTCAACCTGAGGCGGTCTTCTTCTGCTGGAAAATGACTGCGTACACAGGGACTCCAACGCCGATGCTAACTGCTCCCAGCACGGAAAGAGTCACCTTCAACCCCTGATGCTTCATCCTGTGCAAGTTGTACATGTGCTTGGCATGGAGATAGTACGGCTCATCATGGCCGTGCCCTCCCATTCTCTTCACACCAGTGGCATGGAATCCACGAGAAGCTGGCAAATCCAAGAAAACCAGCAATCAGGGTTACTAAGGGAGCGAGAAAACAAATGAGATCACAACTTCATTTCATAGTAAAGGAACAATCAGAAGTATAATGAATAGGCCCATGAGCGAGAAAACAAATGAGATCACAACTTCATTTCATAGTAAAAGAACAATCAGAAGTATAATGAATAGGCCCATGCATCCACAAATATCTACTGATCAGCAATTCGAAGTGATATTAAGAATAGAAAGTTCACAAATGCGTTTGATGTCAAAAATATAATGATCAAGCCAAAGAACTAAAAGGCACTACTCCCTCCGGATCCTTTTATAGGGCGTATTCCCATTTTTCCTTTTGGCCGACATATTAGGCATGCACAAGTTTCAATGCAGGTAATTACTCCTTGGGCAGGAGGTAAACAAAGAGATTATGCATGTGCGTCATATGATTAAAGCAAAGGAGATTTCGTGTAGGCCATTGATTGGGTGCGCGTAGCCTTGGAAAATGGAATCACCCTACATGCTCGCATGCAAATTGAATGAGGTGTGGCACTGATGGAAATTGAATGAGATTTCTTGGTATGTGGAATACTCCTCAGGATGCCTTAGAAATCGGCCCGGAGGGAGTAATAGTAATGGTTCGATATCAGAAATATAACGATCAAGCCAAAAAAACTAAAATGCACTAATGTTCATTCACAACTACCATCATCTCCAGTTTCCCACCAGTCCAATATTCAAGCCGCCTTTTCATTTTCGCCTCTAAAACATGCGGTCAAGAAACATAGGAATTTTGATCCCTGGGCACTGATACAATTGATACAAATAAAATGTTATGAAGTTATGATTGGTTTCTTTCCGGGTAAAATAGTTCGCATAATCCTATTGCTGAAACCATGGGACCAGCGCACTGATTACAACCAGCAGGGTTCCAGATAAAAGGTGTGAGATTGTCGTAAATAGCATAAACCTCCTTTGCTTCGAAGGAGAAATAATAACATAGCACAACAAAAGAATAACCAGCACCCCTGTTTAACCATCAAGAGTTTCAGACCATTGTTTCTAAGTTGTAAGCCCTCAAACACCTGTCATCAGGTCGACGACAACAAAATGGAATTGGACCCAAAGACCTCAAACAAATTCGTACTACCTCCTTTAAAACACATAAATGAACAAACTTTGATAAGAGGAACGGTAAGTAAACAAGAAGAAATATAAAACAGAAGGGCACAGGCGTACTGTTCTTCACTCTCCTCTCGGGTGAATTGGAATGATACAAAAGGATCAGAGTTGTTATTGCTGCATTGTTCACTGTTATAATTACCGATTTCAGAGTGGTCCGATGTTGTAAACTCGGCAAGTCTCGATCTAAAAGGTCAAAAGCCCAAAGGCCAGCCATTTCCCAATCAACACATGTAAGACCGAAAGAGCAGCGAAATCTAATTTAGTGGATCGCCTGATTCATTCACCAAAATAGACGCACCGCCTGATCTTATAACGCCGATCGAAAGCATAGTCACAGCGGAGCGCGGACAAATCTTGTCCCCCCCAAATACGTATTATCAACCCCAACCATTTCATCACGCGACTAGAACGATTCTCCGAGTAACCGACGGATCTACCACCACCCGCATCCATCACCGCGACCATCGGAAAACTAACACCCAACCGAAGCGAATCGCGCCGCAGCAACCCTAAATCGCGCAGCGCTGGGAGGTCAAGGCCAGAGGGCGCGGGATGGGAGGGGCGCTTGCCTGGCTTGGAcgcctcggcgccggcggcgaggaggcggatcCCGGAGCGGAGGCCGCGGTTGAgcgccgtcgccatcgccgtcgccttCGTGTTCTCGACtggggtcgccgccgccgtcggaggTCTGGTGTGGTGGTGGGCGAGAGGGGGTGACTCACTGTGATGATTTGTTGCGGTTGGGCTTCGAGAAGGGTTGCATTCCGTGGAGAGCCCGTTTGGGCCGCTTGTGTTTCCTAGCGAAGAGGCCCGGCCCAGAGAGCAAAGAACACTTACGCCTCCGGTGCTCAAACAAAGACGCTTTCGACATCGGAACACGTACGTCGGATGATTGccgatcaaataatgcctcTCGAGAAGCAAATCCGAACGAGAGACGCCTCCCCTTCCCCGTCCCCTCGCCGATGGAGTCGCTTGCGTCGCAAGCGAGGCCCGCGGCGGTGCTCTGGCTGGCCGGCTTCCTCCAGGCCGCGCGCCTCCACCGGGTTGTCTCCTT from Panicum virgatum strain AP13 chromosome 7N, P.virgatum_v5, whole genome shotgun sequence includes the following:
- the LOC120682546 gene encoding uncharacterized protein LOC120682546, whose translation is MATALNRGLRSGIRLLAAGAEASKPASRGFHATGVKRMGGHGHDEPYYLHAKHMYNLHRMKHQGLKVTLSVLGAVSIGVGVPVYAVIFQQKKTASG